Sequence from the Rutidosis leptorrhynchoides isolate AG116_Rl617_1_P2 chromosome 3, CSIRO_AGI_Rlap_v1, whole genome shotgun sequence genome:
tataaacgttaagttagttaccaagtgcccacggttaacatatactttatcatactgttttgaaacgctctttgtagcactgaaatctcgtggcctaccttacattactgttatacttaaactatagctcaccaacctttgttttgacgtttttaagcatgtttttctcaggtgcttaaggttagctgcttccgctgtgtactagtcttgccgtagacacccgctgttctagtgttatcaccgcatgaactactttattttgcattcgaacttaaatacttttgaactatgatttgtaagacctaagggtcacgtactattatctttgcttccgttcatagaagcacactttggttgtaaaacacttgacgttcgttatgacgtcaccttttatcatgaatgcaaacgtattttgaaatagcatatagtgtttgaccttgtaatgatcctgttgttgatgattcgtacacgatggttttgtacggggcatcacatttggtatcagagcattggttgtagggaattaggttgcattagtgagtctaagaccgaccgagtaggattcactaataggactaatctacaacttgctagtttacttgttttcgctgaacttactgcatgctgctgcttactgttactgctatatgccgtatgctattacatgatttcactactgcatactattatctgctttcgattgcatgatacttgtcgttattgccatgctacttactgttatacatgatttagactgttggcctaatacgtgcttgctttatgacttactgacatggaaaatttatttttccttgttcagatgtcggatattccacctgctatcattttgggcagttcagactcgtcagccaccccacctactgctgctgccgacacaccgatcccgttgcctacaagtgaccccggcgcttcatcttccggagctagcagccatgtgcctgccccagtggttacttctaacgCAACCCAGGACcatccggagattccagctccatctgcccccggaccctcggtgtcacagtcccgctccggtgagattgtgattcccgcggaattcggggaaggtccattccgtaaccggtatcgccattggtgccgacacgCCCCTGATGGAcatctcattccgatcggacccgcccgttaccgacagatgatagccgcccaaggagggccgcccgtgcagtcacgactacatgattcggacgacccatcatccgctaattcttcatccgatgactcatccacagacgattcgagtgacgatgactccgacgaggaggaccctgacgcACCTGTAcaaccaccctccaccccgccgaagaagcggtatcgctttgacggtaccattattccggggatcaacggaggacgagcattcactgacgcatttggtcagcGTAGTAGTGTTActtcccgtaagcggcttgtgccgtatcctaccGACCCACTcttgcgtaaggcaccccgttatgtactgactatttctggagctggACCGTCTACACCTGCACCACCTGCATCACCTGCACCACCAACACcacccgccccaccagctcccactgtcgagaaattgacaagggaggtggaaaccctccatgctcgggtagctgagctagaggaccagatgtcccatgttatggacatcctacacccaccttcaccgtagggcttttgtatttagatttcattatgtaatctagttgtagttttatgtttcacttatgtattgtacggacttattcagatgtatgaaacttattattattaatgaatggaactttgcattatttaattcttgtacgatgttctatttacattactgtacgatgattctgtggtatttgtacctagatgcgttatttaataacatgtgatgttttcatTCCATGTtgggttactatatactgtattattactatttgcatactggattttgacttgaatcaaaatttttgtttagaacaccatggccaacggacgatcaacatcaacacctaccaccgcccaaatcgaagagatgattgccgaaagggtagccgcagccattgcggaaatgcaaccccaagctccaccgccaccgtcaccaccaccggttattcagcccattcgtaatgggtgtacatataaagagttccagagctgcaaacctcacaacttcagtggaacagaggggccggttggtctcactagatggtttgaaaaaacttgaatctgtgttccgagtcagcaactgttcagaggagaataagaccaagtttgcttcatgcacgctgtctgacggcgcgctcacgtggtggaacacaatggcacaggcacaaggcattgatgaggcgtatgctacgccatgggaagaatttaagtgtgccatgattgaggagtattatcCAAGAactgagatacaaaagatggaaatggaatttatgcagttaaaggccgttgggaacgaccttgatggttacaacaggagatttttggaattagccctgatgcgtccgacaatggtcaccccggaattcaaacgaatggaaaggtacttctggggacttcctaagagcattaagggaaacgtcacctcgtccaagccaccaaatgtcccggaagcgatgcgcatggcgcatactttaatgaaccaaatcaccatcgatgaaccggagaaaactaagtctgaagcgggtagtagcgagaagcgcaaatgggataacaacaggggaaggacctatgatcagaacccggctaaacgacatgagggtttcagaggaaacaacaatggtggaaaccccaatccgaacaccaactcaaacctgaactacaagggaaccttaccacaatgcaagcggtgctacaagcaccatactggatattgtaatgttttttgcgaaaagtgccaacggactgggcatattgggaaagactgcaaggtcaccactttgaatgtgaaggcgaaccccaatggaccgaaaaagtgctacgaatgcggacaaacgggacatttcagaaatgcgtgccccaacaaaagaaaagacagCGGACCACcctgtggtagagctttcaacgttaatgcaagggatgcacgcgagaatcccgacttggtgacaggtatattcactatcaataatcttttagcttctgtcctatttgatactggtgccgatagaagttatgtatgtagacatttttgcgataagattaattggtcattagtcccgttaaaagaaagtatgcttgtcgaggtcgccaatggaaaacttgaaaaggttgaccatattagtcgtggagctattatcaacatagctggtgcagatttcgaaattgatttgatacctatcaaattgggaagttttgacgtgatcgtcagtatggattggttgagcaagataagggctgatattatctgtggagataaagctcttcgtataccacaaggagacggtgagccactgatcatctacggagagagatgtacctcgaagctgaacctcattagttgcgtgaaagcgcgaaagattatgaagaagggacgtcttgctgtcctagcgcatgtgaaaacggtagaaactgaggtgaagagcgtgaacgatgttcgaattgtgaacgaattttccgatgtcttccctgaagaattgcctggattagcGCCGCCgaaagcagtagagtttcagattgatttagtgccaggagcagcacctgtagctcgcacaccttatagactcgcaccttccgagatgcaagaattacaaagccaactacaagaactacttgatcgaggatttatccaaccaagcttctcgccttggggcgcacttgttttatttgtgaagaagaaggatggatccttccgtatgtgtatcgactaccgtgaacttaacaaattgacgatcaagaatcggtatcctcttccacgaattgacgatctttttgatcaactacaaggatcgagcgtttactcaaagatcgatttgcgatcctgttatcaccagttgagggtgaaggaaagtgatgtgatgaagactacattcagaactcgttatggtcattatgagtttctcgtgatgccattcggattaaccaacgcacttgccgtgttcatggaccttatgaatcgtgtctgcaagccatacctggataagtttgttatcgtcttcatagatgatatcctcatctactctaagagcaaagaagaacatgagcaacatcttcggttagtgctcgaactcctgagacaagagaaactttatgccaaattctccaagtgtgaattttggttgaaggaagtccagtttctgggtcatgttgtgagcgaccagggtatcaaagttgatcccgccaagattgaagctatcagcaagtgggagacccccactactccgacgcatatttgccaattcctaggtctcgccggttattaccgaaggtttatcgaaggtttctctctgattgcgcgtcctttgaccgcactgactcataaagggaaaaagttcatttgggaacccgcacacgaatcagcatttcaaaccttgaagaagaagttaaccaccacacctattttatcacttcctgagggcagtgacgactttgttgtttattgtgatgcatcgaagagtggttttggttgtgtactgatgcaacgatcaaaggttatcgcctatgcttctcgtcaactgaagattcacgaacgaaactacacaactcatgatctcgaacttggagccgttgtctttgcgctcaaattgtggagacactatttgtatggaacaaagagtactatcttcaccgatcacaagagtctccatcacatctttgatcagaagcaactgaatatgagacagtgtcgatggatcgagacgctaaacgactacgattgtgaacttcgttgtcATCCtgacaaggccaatgttgtagctgacgctttaagccgaaaagagaggacggcacctcttcgtgttagggctctgaacatcaccattcattcgaacctcaacagccagatcagagtagcccaaggtgaggctctcaaggaggaaaatatatctcatgaacatttgaacatactcgtctctcgattcgaggttagggagtctggactccgatgttatgccggaagaatttgggtaccttgttatggagatctacggaaccttatacttgatgaagcacacaaatcgagatattcgattcaccccggtgcgggcaagatgtaccacgaccttaaagaacagtattggtggtcgaatcttaagaaagacgttgcaacttatgttagtaagtgtttaacttgctcgaaggttaaagccgagcatcagagaccttctgggttacttcaacaaccggaaatcccacaatggaagtgggaaaggatcacaatggatttcattactaagctgccgaagacggtgggcggatacgataccatctgggtcatcgttgaccgccttaccaaatctgtacatttcttggctatgaaggaaatggatacgatggtgagacttgctcaattatacatcaaagaggttgtatctcgtcatggtgtacctttatcgatcatctcggatcgtgatccccgttttgcttctagattttggcgttctttgcaagaagccatggaaacccgtctcgacatgagtactgcttatcatccacagactgacgggcaaagtgaacgaacgattcagacattggaagacatgttgcgtgcatgtgtcattgatttcggaaaggcctgggaaaggcatttgccactcgccgaattttcttacaacaacagttatcactctagcattaataccgcaccttttgaagcattgtatggctgcaagtgccgatctcctatttgttgggccgaagtaggcgaaaagcaaatcaccggacccgaggtagtccatgaaacaacggagaagattgatcagattcaagctagacttaagactgctcgcgatcgtcaaaagagttatgccgatcttaaacgtaaatactttgaattcaacgttggtgatcgtgtaatgttgaaggttgcaccttggaaaggtgtgatccgttttggaaaacgtggaaagttaaacctacgatacattggtccttttgaaatcttggaacgtgttggacccgttgcataccgtgtGGATCTactagcacaattgagctcagttcatcctaccttccacttgtcaaacttgaagaagtgtcttgctgctcccgaacttatcataccacttgaggaacttacgattgtcgacaaactccacttcgtggaagaacctgtcgagattatggaccgagaggtcaaaactttgaaacgtaacaagattccaatcgtccgagtacgatggaatgccaaacgaggacctgagtttacctgggagcgagaggatcaaatgatgcagaagtatcctctccttttcccgactcctccatctacctcagcttaaaatttcgggacgaaattttctttaacaggtgggtaatgtaacgaccctggattttccaacgttaattattaataattgttattattaatacgtgtgattaaacgaatgtatgttattacatttacatgttgccatgattgcccgtacttgactttaattgcccgaaacgtctttgtgacacacgaaactttcacgaatactatttttagaatattatttacattcatgattgattttattaatcattttatttaactatggttattagttagttacttgggctttaattggattacttGAGAATTACTTGAACTTAggcttgattaatgttaatggactcttgaatgtggacttataagcccaccctacatcttaactAACTAACTAGCCCATTCTCACATGTAAATATCACCTTAATATGAAACTAGTTAGTTATTTACATGAAGAATCTAGTTactacataatccccatgcatgcacccattttaaccaacttTAAAGGCTTTAACATGCATGAGACTAGTGTGTAAAACTCTCCCCCCTCCCCCACTAGAAACCGTCAGCCCTCATGGCCATTAGGGGAGTTTTTAGTTTCATTTTTCTTATTTCTTACTCACTTTTTTactctctcatttacacacacactttacttgcaaaatcctctcaacttctctctcatttctctctcaatttcTTCTTCCTTTTCCTAGTCTAAAACCGTGGCCATGAacacatgaatcatcatcatcttttgttacttgttgttgtttacttgattattgtttagttacttactagttgttgttgttctttactagttacaagaataaactctttagtttaattcttcattttatcttgttcataacaagaacacacaagaacctaacttactagttatgttctacatttaatttcttgaaagattgtaagtttatgtgttgattaaaatcatacttgaagctaatgaagtaaacttaaagtttactttctaaagatcaaactttggtttgaatctttaaagtatgaacaacccatgaacttattactagtttacttagtttatttccttatattatgcactttaatttcatgtttgttggtttcatggtcaagtattacaagttaatcttgatctcatacttcttgaaacttaaagttaactttaaaagttcaagaacatggaagtataactttttagttataacttcatacacttgtgttagatttaacttaatgactttagatctacacttttgggtcttggatcttcaagatctaactaagaactatgttttacatcttaagatcttgattagttagtttacattcaagtttataattcaatattacttttaaagttcatgtatgtgttagatctaagactttgatgtaaccttggttcatcaaaacacttgcaacacttaactgagttgtgcttcatatcttagacttacacttgggttatgatggtcaaaccttggtgaaaatgatgcaaacagatcaacgagttgtacacttgaagctatatgcatcaaggatgagaaccatgataagcatcgagcaccaagaaccaccggaacctactgaccctactgttttactgtttctgtgtctaacccgtacgacctgggctactgtaaagatgattttcagatatatctgttcgagtagataacttttcatttaggactcgtcttaatccgagttacagtttaggatttatggccctccgagtgtcactatgtcttttaacgttgtgctgaaaaattctgacctactcgcacttagaccgtcgccacggtcaaacgaagacgagtttgcttctggaatttttaccacaaataaatgactcatatacagagccatggccactggtctcaccttatttcagtaggtattgaggccgtggtgactgaccgaagtcagccttggttttaaactcttttcataaacgaaacttactttacaccttttgtttgatgatgaatgatgatgacccttaagacctaatttacttacttttaaacctattgggatgatttactgacttagtaatatttgacttaggttgaggactttccggacctacatacttgcttacttttcccgagtcatactttaccactactttatcactgtgagttataacatccctttttactttaactattttgggaactgagaatacatgcgcattttacgttttacatactaggcacgagtacttaaacttatatatgtgtgggttatacaacggcataaacattccctttagctcggtaacgtttagtcattggttcttgaaccggtgaacgcgaatcttagatatggatccatagggtttgacatccccactcgggctagtcgcgctagcatttaacgagtgtttaatacttcgtaaacatacgcacttgccaagtgtactttcagggggtataaactttaagttagttaccaagtgcccacggttaacatatactttaacatactgttttgaaacgctctttgtaacactgaaatctcgtggcctaccttacattactgttatacttaaactatagctcaccaacctgtattgacgtttttaagcatgtttttctcaggtgcttaaggttagctgcttccgctgtgtactagtcttgccgtagacacccgctgttctagtgttatcaccgcatgaactactttattttgcattcgaacttaaatacttttgaactatgatttttaccgacctaagggtcacgtactattatctttgcttccgttcatagaagcacactttggttgtaaaacacttgacgttcattatgacgtcaccttttatcatgaatgcaaacgtattttgaaatagcatatagtgtttgaccttgtaatgatcctgttgttgatgattcgtacacaatggtgttgtacggggcatcacattaaccgtagcaaccaccatgtcttcatcaaacacttcaaccatataaagagttccccttttatgtccacggaccacaatacaactacccttaaccaccttccattggcggttttcaaaagtaaccgcgttaccttcatcatctaattgaccaaccgaaataagtttcctttttaatttaggaatgtaccttacgtttttcaaggtccaattagagccaagagtagtcttcaatacaacatctccaatgccctctatattgagttgtttgtcgtccgccaatctcaccttgccttgatatgaacgaaaattcttcatcatgcttttgacatcctttgaaagtgtccttttccaccttccattggcggttttcaaaagtaaccgcgttaccttcatcacctaattgaccaaccgaaataagtttcctttttaatttaggaatgtaccctCTATAGCTTTTGACAtcctttgaaagtgtcctttttaatggcaaccccaacaaacagcttcacttctatctttcgatggatacctcttcttagacttctttctacccttcttctcaccgcgaccAAATGAggatttcccaggaggtcacccatcctagtagtacTCCCGCTCGAGCATgcataactgcagagttctcataggatctgctgtgcttgtagccccaaaacgcgttgtgtctagTAAGGACGGAAGCTACCTTATAAGGGACTCAAACTTACTTATTCAAACCGATGTGGGATGGGGTGTTACAGTGCATATCAATATACGTATCAACTTGTGATACTACACTATGATAACAATATCAATCAATCTGTGCAGCCTGAAAAAAACGATACTATAGTATATTTAGGTGGAAAAAAAAATCTAATCTTTTTCATTGTCGAATTTTATCATCTATATATAGCATTCGTATAAGAGCTCATTTACTCCCAACAGTTTTCTACCAAATTCAGTCTCAGTTTTCAGTTTCAATTTACTAGTTTCAAGAAATGGCCATGGTTAGAGCATTGGTAAACGAAAGATCGGTGGTTATATTCAGCAAAAGCTCTTGCTGTATGAGCCACACGATTAAGACATTGATAAGCAGTTTTGGAGCAAATCCAACTGTTTATAACCTAGATGAGCTTCAAATGGGGCAGCAAATAGAGAAGGAACTTAAGTCATTAGGATGTAAACCGAGCATACCAACCGTGTTCATTGGGCAAGAGCTGATTGGTGGGGCTAATGAGATAATGACTCTTCATCTAAAGGGTCAGCTGGTTCGATTGCTACTAAGGGCTAATGCTATATGGATTTAATGAGACGCgatcaatatatttatatatataaatatatttatgtatttaagttTTGAAATTATAGATTTACCGTTATGTTTATGCAACTATAAGAGCAGTTTGATGCTCTCTGAGTTGTAAAAGTGGGAAAGAAAAAATTTGTTTTTGGCGTTCTTTTTTTCTTTGTTATTGACTCCATGACAATGTATGCATATGACATCTTTTACGTGTAATTTCCTACTATTTAAAATCAAGAAGTACTTCCATGTTTAGACGGTTGTATGCGTTTTAATTAAGATTTAAGCGACTTTTGACCCATTGACCCGTTATGATTTTTTGCTATGTTCTGTTAATTATGAAGTTAACAAAACCAGGTCACGAGTAAAAAAAAGAAAATCTTGATATTGTGTAGGCTATGTAATTCAGCATGTGAGTGTGGGAAGATCGCGGGTTGGGTAAAAGATCAAAATGGGTTGAACTGAAATAGACTATATTTAGCACTGCACAAAAGAGAGAAAGTTAGATTGGATTGACTTGCTAAATATATTTTTCATACTTAAAGTATCTCATCATACATAATATTTGCCTAAATTATGACAGAAAACCTAGTGTAAGGACGGATCGTGGCTAAACGAATTAAAACTTGAATGGATAGATAGTATCGGATATGACTCACCAATACAAATAACAAAATATAATTGGATATTACACACCAaaaatataattgctaaacttgcaACCTTCTCAGTTGAAGAAACAAGAAAAACCTTCACGGTTTATTTCCTTAactcaaataataataaaaaaaactgaaTCATAATTTGTTTCACGGTTacaaaatatatacggagtactagcAAAGAAGATAAGCACAAGAGACAACTAAATGAAAAATAAAAGGGATAAGAACAATTATTTTTTAAATTCAAAAGCTAGTCTAATTGCATTCCAATTTTACGTTTGCTTCCAAAACTTCCTTCATTAATTTCGGCCAAATTGTGTTTCTTTTTTTTCCCCACCTATTAAACCCAAGGGATATTATTAATCCTTCATCCAAATAATTATTAACTATCGAGCCCACCTGGATCATACACGTATGCATCATTCTCCACTTCTTCAAAAAATTCGTCCTCGAGTCTAT
This genomic interval carries:
- the LOC139899378 gene encoding monothiol glutaredoxin-S6-like: MAMVRALVNERSVVIFSKSSCCMSHTIKTLISSFGANPTVYNLDELQMGQQIEKELKSLGCKPSIPTVFIGQELIGGANEIMTLHLKGQLVRLLLRANAIWI